From a single Drosophila sulfurigaster albostrigata strain 15112-1811.04 chromosome 3, ASM2355843v2, whole genome shotgun sequence genomic region:
- the LOC133846076 gene encoding uncharacterized protein LOC133846076, with protein sequence LPQQAVVFKFSNAVCETYNESWFLIHKCRIRAVKRNINTFNFNGTVLHPAYDISINGQLFKKANGYKPWLFKASIDGCQFIKRAYNPAAILIFNLFKEYTNFNHSCPYNGTQLVKGFYLRPELLKLPIPSGDYLLSLTWLFDKRPQFVTNIYFVFEEDL encoded by the exons ctTCCGCAGCAAGCAGTTGTGTTTAAGTTTTCGAATGCAGTGTGTGAGACTTACAATGAGTCATGGTTTCTTATACACAAATGCCGAATTCGTGCTGTCAAAcgtaatataaatacttttaattttaacggAACTGTGCTCCATCCTGCCTATGATATTTCTATTAATGGGCAACTCTTTAAGAAAGCCAATGGCTATAAGCCATGGCTCTTCAAGGCATCTATTGATGGTTGTCAATTTATCAAGAGAGCGTATAATCCAGCTgcaatacttatttttaacctctttaaagaatatacaaattttaatcaCTCATGCCCCTATAat GGAACTCAATTGGTTAAAGGTTTTTATCTTCGACCTGAACTGCTAAAACTTCCAATACCAAGTGGCGATTATTTGCTGTCATTGACTTGGTTATTTGATAAGAGACCACAATTTGTaactaatatatattttgtatttgaagaGGATTTATAG
- the LOC133846069 gene encoding uncharacterized protein LOC133846069, with product MKSNFYYSILDRDVNSSTNDRVHVFINSSFIDDLRHILCVSLELLLFPLQEAVIFKFSNVVCKSFNESWFLFHQCRIKAVKRNVNTLNFNGTVLYPAYNIFVHLQVFKKANGYKPWLVNVTVDGCRFIKKPNSPVALLIFNLFKDFSNFNHSCPYMGSQLVQGFYLRHELLKLPLPSGEYLLAINWLFDRRPQFKTDVYFVFTE from the exons atgaaaagcaatttttattatag TATTCTCGATCGGGATGTGAACTCGAGCACCAACGACCGGGTGCATGTCTTTATAAACTCGT CTTTCATAGATGATTTACGCCACATACTATGCGTATCACTCGAATTAC ttctcttTCCTTTGCAGGAAGCTGTTATATTCAAGTTTTCAAATGTCGTTTGTAAGTCGTTCAATGAATCATGGTTTCTTTTCCATCAATGTCGAATCAAGGCCGTTAAGCGCAATGTGAATACTTTGAACTTCAACGGAACTGTGCTTTATCCTgcttacaatatttttgttcacTTACAAGTATTTAAAAAGGCCAATGGATACAAGCCATGGCTTGTCAATGTCACTGTTGATGGTTGTCGATTTATCAAGAAGCCAAACAGTCCCGTCGCACtgctaatttttaatttatttaaagatttctCCAACTTTAACCACTCATGTCCTTATATG GGCTCGCAATTAGTTCAAGGATTTTATCTTCGTCATGAACTATTGAAACTGCCTTTACCGTCTGGCGAATATTTATTAGCAATAAATTGGTTATTTGATAGAAGACCTCAATTTAAAACagatgtatattttgttttcacagaa
- the LOC133846075 gene encoding uncharacterized protein LOC133846075: MGIARITVGFLFYWIYYNLSCNEAVIFKFSNLVCKSFNESWFLIHQCRIKAVKRNVNTLNFNGTVLYPAYDIFAHFQVFKKANGYKPWLVNVTVDGCRFIKKPNSPVVLLIFNLFKEFSNFNHSCPYMGSQLVKGFYLRHELLKLPLPSGEYLLAITWLFDRRPQFKTDVYFVFTEDT; the protein is encoded by the exons ATGGGCATCGCTCGAATTACCGTTGGCTTCCTTTTTTATTGGATTTATTATAATCTAAGCTGCAAT GAAGCTGTTATATTCAAGTTTTCAAATCTCGTTTGTAAATCGTTCAATGAATCATGGTTTCTTATTCACCAATGTCGAATCAAGGCCGTTAAGCGCAATGTGAATACTTTGAACTTCAACGGAACTGTGCTTTATCCTGCTTATGATATTTTTGCTCACTTTCAAGTGTTTAAGAAGGCCAATGGATACAAGCCATGGCTTGTCAATGTCACTGTTGATGGTTGTCGATTTATCAAGAAGCCAAACAGTCCCGTCGTATtgctaatttttaatttatttaaagaattctCCAACTTTAACCACTCATGTCCTTATATG GGCTCGCAATTAGTTAAAGGATTTTATCTTCGTCATGAACTATTAAAACTTCCTTTACCGTCTGGCGAATATTTACTAGCAATAACTTGGTTATTTGATAGAAGACCACAATTTAAAACAgatgtgtattttgttttcacagaagatacataa